From the genome of Papaver somniferum cultivar HN1 chromosome 2, ASM357369v1, whole genome shotgun sequence, one region includes:
- the LOC113346688 gene encoding uncharacterized protein LOC113346688: MISMSLLQLPISLCVSPNLNNKLKKKMMMTSLIALYLMLTQRSILLLSLLPLIVTLNLKTLKKALTEQQPSQSFIQTRGRGVKQIPVQRSVRRTEADEPSTFQTKSNLLYKYVPWCSKSSVDTQGKESWIDSWSSEHGKEPEEDRKGYHYLNIYGFYKKDTGVGGYGVILRDPCGKPVVASASVQQNGESYFYHVLDGVKDGLALALQHP; encoded by the exons ATGATATCCATGTCCCTGCTGCAACTGCCAATTTCTCTATGTGTCAGCCCAAATCTAAAcaacaaattgaagaagaagatgatgatgacttCTCTGATAGCTCTTTATCTGATGCTCACCCAGAGGAGTATCCTATTGCTGTCACTGCTGCCACTGATAGTGACTCTGAATCTGAAAACATTGAAGAAGGCGTTGACAGAACAACAACCCAGTCAGTCTTTTATCCAAACAAGAGGAAGAGGGGTGAAACAAATACCCGTTCA GAGGAGCGTAAGAAGGACTGAAGCTGACGAGCCTTCTACATTCCAAACCAAGTCTAATTTGTTATATAAGTATGTACCATGGTGTAGCAAGTCATCTGTCGACACCCAAGGAAAGGAGAGTTGGATAGATTCTTGGTCTTCGGAACATGGGAAGGAACCTGAGGAGGATCGAAAAGGGTATCACTATCTAAACATATACGGTTTTTACAAGAAGGACACAGGAGTTGGGGGTTACGGTGTTATTTTGCGTGATCCATGTGGAAAGCCAGTAGTTGCCTCTGCTTCTGTGCAACAAAATGGAGAATCTTATTTCTATCATGTGTTGGATGGGGTGAAGGACGGCCTTGCACTTGCTTTGCAAcatccctag